One Budorcas taxicolor isolate Tak-1 chromosome 13, Takin1.1, whole genome shotgun sequence DNA window includes the following coding sequences:
- the DNAJC5 gene encoding dnaJ homolog subfamily C member 5 yields the protein MADQRQRSLSTSGESLYHVLGLDKNATSDDIKKSYRKLALKYHPDKNPDNPEAADKFKEINNAHAILTDATKRNIYDKYGSLGLYVAEQFGEENVNTYFVLSSWWAKALFIFCGLLTCCYCCCCLCCCFNCCCGKCKPKAPEGEETEFYVSPEDLEAQLQSDEREAADTPIVIQPASATETTQLTADSHPSYHTDGFN from the exons ATGGCAGACCAGAGACAGCGTTCACTCTCTACCTCTGGGGAGTCCCTGTACCATGTACTGGGGCTGGACAAGAACGCAACCTCAGATGACATTAAGAAGTCCTACCG GAAGCTGGCCTTGAAATACCACCCTGACAAGAACCCTGATAACCCGGAGGCTGCGGACAAGTTTAAGGAGATCAACAACGCCCACGCCATCTTGACGGACGCCACGAAAAGAAACATCTACGACAAGTACGGCTCACTGGGGCTCTACGTGGCCGAGCAGTTCGGGGAGGAGAACGTGAACACCTACTTTGTGCTCTCCAGCTGGTGGGCCAAG gccctgTTCATCTTCTGCGGGCTCCtcacctgctgctactgctgctgctgcctctgctgctgcttcaACTGCTGCTGTGGCAAGTGCAAGCCCAAGGCGCCAGAGGGGGAAGAGACCGAGTTCTATGTGTCCCCCGAGGACCTGGAGGCGCAGCTGCAGTCCGACGAGAGGG AGGCCGCAGACACGCCAATCGTCATCCAGCCGGCGTCTGCCACGGAGACCACCCAGCTCACGGCTGACTCCCACCCCAGCTACCACACCGACGGGTTCAACTAA